A stretch of Palaemon carinicauda isolate YSFRI2023 chromosome 34, ASM3689809v2, whole genome shotgun sequence DNA encodes these proteins:
- the LOC137627035 gene encoding enolase-phosphatase E1-like, with protein MAILKAFFVSVLACVTGALFGGGLHLKNAAVSAIQARKAACEIPIKELGGQLRTLQESFIYRWFSRFLPEAPRFPQDCGVAATLQDSILGRWLRSCPIIGGVLRAADEVERCELGLMEMKKEAERFNEQLNSNWLLRKLLPEFQLGGREEEVISIASSNHSLYFGAALAVSVMAGGIFWAVTRKSEEENEQDDEEEILNMEREEDDEVCSDETKEESSFESEVSDESSVEAAADDDISPQDDIPQTEEEKETDEVCSDETKEESSFESEVSDESSVEAAADEDISPQDEIPQTAEEKETDEVCSDETKEESSFESKVSDESSVEAAADDDISPQDEIPQTEEEKETDELNKSEEIVMENSTEKEPVLENENEEFFNNETEEEVGISQEEEASVRDEDISSKVEQIAELGEEENTTKVEEISEEIVIENSSEKDSVKMAEAEESYNEEPSVKEEPSDPEENPEESTGEDREVNIPEGYKASNSEDKSVLERDTEKFSLPIPPPPLASGRDRSKPEPPKFLTLSNKQKKKIIKVVDRMNKIKEPHELLGCSKNPTQEEVWQCYQSFMKNWISEFGSFVFHEVKGYGCVARLLERVTNSYLMLRSSPEETQEINYIIEDGDAWDFAEGWGVMMKRRTQQKEVPMSTLEEEEEEEEESEVLAEWEEKDVPTSSDDSEVLAEKEETDVSTASEDSEVLAEREETDVPTSSDDSKVLAEKEETDVSTASEDSEVLAEKEETDVPRASEDSEVLAEKKETDVPTASEDSEVLAEREETDVPTSKDSEVLAEREETDVLTASEDSEVLAERKETDVPTTSKDSEVLAEREETEVSEVNGDAEEKEDQEDEYYDEEYYEEYDEDYFYEESLLRGSGVHWD; from the coding sequence ATGGCTATATTAAAAGCATTTTTCGTGAGCGTGTTGGCGTGTGTGACCGGAGCCCTTTTTGGAGGAGGACTCCACCTGAAAAACGCAGCAGTTTCGGCGATACAAGCGCGGAAAGCTGCCTGCGAAATTCCTATTAAAGAACTCGGGGGACAGCTGAGGACTTTGCAAGAGTCCTTCATCTACAGATGGTTTTCGCGGTTcctcccagaggcgccgcgcttCCCACAAGACTGTGGTGTTGCAGCTACCTTGCAGGATTCAATCCTCGGAAGGTGGCTGCGAAGCTGTCCAATTATCGGTGGCGTTTTGAGAGCCGCCGATGAAGTCGAACGGTGTGAACTCGGACTGATGGAAATGAAGAAGGAAGCCGAGAGATTCAACGAACAGCTGAATTCCAATTGGCTCCTTCGAAAGCTTCTACCCGAATTCCAACTTGGAGGACGGGAAGAAGAGGTCATTTCTATCGCCAGTTCAAACCACTCACTTTACTTCGGAGCAGCTCTTGCAGTTTCCGTCATGGCTGGCGGGATCTTCTGGGCTGTGACCAGGAAGTCTGAGGAAGAAAACGAACAGGACGACGAAGAGGAAATTCTAAACATGGAACGAGAGGAAGATGACGAAGTCTGCAGTGATGAAACCAAAGAGGAAAGCTCATTCGAAAGTGAAGTTTCGGATGAATCTTCGGTGGAGGCTGCTGCAGATGACGACATTTCTCCTCAAGATGATATTCCACAgacggaggaagagaaggaaactgacgaaGTCTGCAGTGATGAAACCAAAGAGGAAAGCTCATTCGAAAGTGAAGTTTCGGATGAATCTTCGGTGGAGGCTGCTGCAGATGAGGACATTTCTCCTCAAGATGAGATTCCACAGACGGCGGAAGAGAAGGAAACCGACGAAGTCTGCAGTGATGAAACCAAAGAGGAAAGCTCATTCGAAAGTAAAGTTTCGGATGAATCTTCGGTGGAGGCTGCTGCAGATGACGACATTTCTCCTCAAGATGAAATTCCACAgacggaggaagagaaggaaactgATGAACTTAACAAAAGTGAAGAAATTGTTATGGAAAATTCTACTGAAAAAGAGCCAGTGCTGGAGAATGAAAACGAAGAATTCTTCAATAACGAAACTGAAGAAGAGGTCGGAATCTCACAGGAGGAAGAAGCTTCTGTACGAGATGAGGATATTTCTTCTAAAGTTGAACAAATTGCAGAGTTGGGAGAAGAGGAGAACACTACTAAAGTTGAGGAAATCTCTGAAGAAATTGTCATTGAAAACTCTTCTGAGAAAGATTCAGTGAAGATGGCTGAAGCAGAAGAGAGTTACAATGAGGAGCCTTCAGTCAAAGAGGAGCCTTCAGATCCTGAGGAGAATCCAGAGGAATCCACTGGAGAAGATCGGGAAGTAAACATCCCTGAAGGATACAAAGCATCCAACAGCGAGGACAAAAGTGTCTTGGAACGTGACACTGAGAAATTTTCACTTCCTATCCCTCCCCCTCCACTGGCGTCAGGCAGAGACAGATCTAAACCAGAGCCTCCAAAATTTCTAACGCTCAgtaataaacagaaaaagaaaattatcaagGTGGTTGACCGCATGAACAAGATCAAGGAACCCCACGAGTTACTGGGCTGCTCGAAGAACCCAACTCAAGAGGAGGTGTGGCAGTGCTATCAATCCTTCATGAAGAACTGGATATCTGAGTTTGGAAGCTTCGTCTTTCACGAGGTGAAGGGTTATGGCTGCGTCGCTCGTCTCCTGGAGAGGGTGACCAATTCCTACTTGATGCTGCGATCTTCGCCTGAAGAGACCCAGGAGATCAATTATATCATTGAGGATGGAGACGCCTGGGACTTCGCTGAGGGCTGGGGAGTGATGATGAAGAGAAGGACACAGCAAAAGGAGGTGCCAATGAGCActttggaggaagaggaagaagaagaagaagagtctgaAGTTCTCGCTGAATGGGAAGAAAAAGATGTTCCCACATCAAGCGATGATTCAGAAGTTCTTGCTGAGAAGGAAGAAACAGATGTTTCCACAGCAAGTGAAGATTCAGAAGTtcttgctgaaagggaagaaacagatgttcccaCATCAAGCGATGATTCAAAAGTTCTTGCTGAGAAGGAAGAAACAGATGTTTCCACAGCAAGTGAAGATTCAGAAGTTCTTGCTGAGAAggaagaaacagatgttcccaGAGCAAGTGAAGATTCAGAAGTTCTTGCTGAGAAGAAAGAAACAGATGTTCCCACAGCAAGTGAAGATTCAGAAGTtcttgctgaaagggaagaaacagatgttcccaCAAGCAAAGATTCTGAAGTtcttgctgaaagggaagaaacagatGTTCTCACAGCAAGTGAAGATTCAGAAGTTCTTGCTGAGAGGAAAGAAACAGATGTTCCCACAACAAGCAAAGATTCTGAAGTtcttgctgaaagggaagaaacagaAGTTTCTGAAGTTAATGGAGATGCTGAAGAAAAAGAAGATCAAGAGGATGAATATTACGATGAAGAGTACTACGAAGAATATGATGAAGATTACTTCTATGAGGAATCTCTCTTAAGAGGTTCTGGAGTACACTGGGATTAA